In Candidatus Hydrogenedentota bacterium, the following proteins share a genomic window:
- the lexA gene encoding transcriptional repressor LexA has translation MSKGLTRRQSEILQFIVECIRERGMPPTIAEIGEAFGIASTNGVNDHLVALERKGYIERSSKARSIHVTEKASAGLYVSEVGILPMVGRIAAGLPILAEENVEGGIPVASSLARPGGFCLRVQGDSMIEDGILDGDTIIVDPTARPQIGDVVVALVNDEATVKHYHPHGAVVELRPANSSMSPMLYPAQSVQIQGVVVALQRTIR, from the coding sequence ATGTCAAAAGGATTGACGCGGCGCCAGTCGGAAATCCTCCAATTCATCGTGGAATGCATCCGTGAACGCGGAATGCCCCCCACGATTGCGGAGATTGGCGAGGCCTTTGGCATCGCATCGACCAACGGCGTGAACGATCACTTGGTCGCGCTGGAGCGCAAAGGCTACATCGAGCGCTCATCCAAGGCGCGGTCGATTCACGTGACGGAGAAGGCATCGGCGGGGCTATACGTCAGCGAGGTGGGTATCCTGCCGATGGTGGGGCGCATCGCCGCCGGTCTGCCGATCCTCGCGGAAGAAAATGTCGAAGGCGGTATTCCCGTCGCATCCTCCTTGGCGCGCCCAGGCGGGTTCTGTTTGCGCGTGCAGGGCGACAGTATGATCGAGGACGGTATTCTCGACGGCGACACGATTATTGTCGACCCGACGGCACGGCCACAGATTGGGGACGTTGTGGTTGCGCTCGTGAACGACGAGGCAACCGTGAAGCACTATCATCCGCACGGGGCGGTCGTGGAGCTTCGTCCCGCGAATTCCTCGATGTCTCCGATGCTCTATCCCGCGCAGTCTGTACAGATTCAGGGTGTGGTTGTCGCGTTGCAGCGCACAATTCGATAG